In Streptomyces sp. NBC_00433, a single genomic region encodes these proteins:
- a CDS encoding PLP-dependent aminotransferase family protein: MKERRVNSPEPERAAWAEAAAGLGRDLHLELAADDGAGRGGRRAVLARALRDAVSSGRLPPGTPLPPYRSLAADLGMARNAVADAYAELVAEGWLTARQGSGTRVAERAAPAPAPDPAPAPAPRPAYDLRQGVPHTGSFPRTSWLAASRRALTAAPNDAFGPGDPRGRIELRRALAGYLARARGVRTSPERIVVCSGVAGALRLLATVPQVRSAPVAVEAYGLPHHRRILTAAGLRTLPLAVDGRGADPAGLAAGGAASVLLTPAHQFPTGVALHPDRRAAAVGWARAGGGLVLEDDYDGEFRYDRQPVGAVQGLDPERVAYLGSVSKSLSPALRLGWTALPAHLVDAVVAAKGEREPTVSALDQLTLADFIESGGYDRHLRGMRQRYRRRRDQLAAALAEKAPRVEVTGIAAGLHAVLRLPPGTEAAVARAAAFHGLAVEALSDFRHPDAPPDTGRDGLVVGYAAPPDNVFTAALGALCRVLPEP, translated from the coding sequence ATGAAGGAACGACGGGTCAATTCACCCGAGCCCGAGCGCGCGGCATGGGCGGAGGCGGCCGCGGGCCTCGGCCGGGACCTGCACCTGGAGCTGGCCGCGGACGACGGCGCCGGCCGGGGCGGCAGGCGGGCCGTGCTGGCCAGGGCGCTGCGGGACGCGGTCAGCTCCGGGCGGCTGCCGCCCGGCACCCCGCTGCCGCCCTACCGCTCGCTGGCCGCCGACCTCGGCATGGCCAGGAACGCGGTCGCGGACGCCTACGCCGAACTCGTCGCCGAGGGCTGGCTGACCGCCCGGCAGGGCTCGGGCACCCGGGTCGCCGAACGGGCGGCGCCCGCGCCCGCCCCCGACCCGGCGCCGGCGCCCGCCCCCCGGCCCGCCTACGACCTGCGGCAGGGCGTGCCGCACACCGGGTCCTTCCCCCGGACGAGCTGGCTTGCCGCCTCCCGGCGGGCGCTGACCGCCGCGCCGAACGACGCCTTCGGGCCCGGCGACCCGCGCGGCCGGATCGAGCTGCGGCGGGCGCTGGCCGGCTACCTGGCCAGGGCGCGCGGGGTGCGGACCTCGCCCGAGCGGATCGTGGTGTGCTCGGGCGTCGCGGGCGCTCTGCGGCTGCTGGCGACGGTCCCGCAGGTGCGCTCCGCTCCGGTCGCGGTGGAGGCGTACGGGCTGCCGCACCACCGCCGCATCCTGACGGCGGCGGGCCTGCGTACGCTCCCGCTGGCCGTCGACGGGCGCGGCGCCGACCCGGCGGGGCTCGCGGCGGGCGGCGCGGCGAGCGTCCTGCTCACACCCGCGCACCAGTTCCCGACCGGGGTCGCCCTGCACCCCGACCGGCGGGCGGCGGCGGTCGGCTGGGCGCGGGCGGGCGGCGGGCTGGTCCTGGAGGACGACTACGACGGCGAATTCCGCTACGACCGGCAGCCGGTGGGCGCGGTGCAGGGGCTCGACCCGGAGCGGGTCGCGTATCTGGGCTCGGTGAGCAAGAGCCTGTCTCCCGCGCTGCGGCTCGGCTGGACGGCACTGCCCGCGCACCTGGTGGACGCCGTCGTGGCCGCCAAGGGCGAGCGGGAGCCGACGGTGAGCGCGCTCGACCAGCTGACGCTGGCCGACTTCATCGAGTCGGGCGGCTACGACCGGCACCTGCGCGGGATGCGGCAGCGCTACCGGCGGCGCCGCGACCAGCTGGCCGCGGCGCTGGCGGAAAAGGCCCCGCGCGTCGAGGTGACCGGCATCGCGGCGGGGCTGCACGCCGTGCTGCGCCTGCCGCCGGGCACGGAGGCCGCGGTGGCTCGGGCCGCGGCCTTCCACGGGCTCGCCGTCGAGGCGCTGTCGGACTTCCGGCACCCGGACGCGCCGCCCGACACCGGGCGGGACGGCCTGGTGGTGGGTTACGCGGCGCCGCCGGACAACGTCTTCACGGCCGCCCTGGGGGCACTGTGCCGGGTGCTGCCGGAGCCGTGA
- a CDS encoding carboxymuconolactone decarboxylase family protein — MTTTTQTATATTPGRIDIATAAPAVFKALIGFDAASRAGLDPTLVELVQTRASQINGCAYCLHMHTKDARGRGETEERLYLLPAWREARHFYTAKEQAALAFTEAVTLVPRAGVPDDVYAEAAAHFDDEELARLLGLVLTINAWNRIALTSGRRAGTDARGAAHS; from the coding sequence ATGACAACGACGACGCAGACCGCGACGGCCACCACCCCGGGCCGTATCGACATCGCCACCGCCGCGCCCGCGGTCTTCAAGGCCCTCATCGGCTTCGACGCCGCCTCCCGGGCAGGCCTCGACCCGACCCTGGTCGAACTCGTGCAGACCCGCGCCTCCCAGATCAACGGCTGCGCCTACTGCCTCCACATGCACACCAAGGACGCGCGCGGGCGCGGCGAGACCGAGGAGCGGCTGTACCTGCTGCCGGCCTGGCGCGAGGCGCGGCACTTCTACACCGCCAAGGAGCAGGCCGCGCTGGCCTTCACCGAGGCCGTCACCCTGGTCCCGCGGGCCGGGGTCCCCGACGACGTCTACGCCGAGGCCGCCGCGCACTTCGACGACGAGGAGCTGGCACGGCTGCTCGGCCTCGTCCTCACCATCAACGCCTGGAATCGCATCGCGCTCACCAGCGGCCGGAGGGCCGGCACGGACGCGCGGGGCGCGGCGCACAGTTGA
- a CDS encoding PAS domain-containing protein: MSSRPSRGAARLASILDALPDALLLVDVNGTVVNANAIALETFESPGTALVGRGLLDLLPSFDSKRIPGSMRSPREAAEDTRTKPTRMVARRTDGTDFPVEVTSANLENGRTPYAEYGDGVPHYTGDELLMLVVRDLTGTMDTEAELARQQRQTEMILRAAAEGVVGVDTAGKVVLVNPSAAQILGYRATDLGGKELHPLVHHSRPDGSPLAYEETPLADTLRSGRKHRVRGQALWRKDGRPVPVDLTTAPVRDGDQLVGAVMTFTDRSAYDALAARSSQLSALLDTSLRGPLAELRGELTGLAADPAGQLWPEANQILHHLAAGYARITTLIDNVLAFQRLDRGEDKLRREDIGLDQVIAAAIDGATELIGPGRAQFAVHAPPIEAAVDGERMAQALAHLVADVAGIDSAGNAIAYTGDSTIVVAAAQRGDVIRIDVRGPHAGGDPVHLPLARGIVERHGGVLQTHEVPGQGSAYVLEVPAGKGNGAGGGGTRQARDDDGSADQGATHTGGGPRTADDGDRPRESDTTVMPLPSEPARGTQGPQSPGGHKPDGDGAAWSVPVADQNPPDGGAPTGRRRALRRPEGRPAPVEAAPAAPQPEPQQPTGRRRARSDETQGQARIPSQAHTQIPAPAPVQPPSPSPSPQAQASPSPSPERAELPAVPIPNALPPAGQGGADAVAPEGTGRRAARRAVEPPAAPVPPQPQPAPQSWPDAGRTAPPTPQSWPDASAAQPPQAQAQPQPAAPAQAPTPPDADPGAGPARAALPPATNWPAAQGTRPAPPPPPPAPAIPTATAPPAAPHQDHSAYGRAISVRTLGQSVPYSHRPDGSQDPQTQTQSVEAHSPQGLPAQVAAGGSGRRRRLNPDRAALDSEPSSRSLIQQVPSQPQHGPGGETQARQHPQADPDSGQLPVKRPEAPAAPEEETALLRPVPPAPPQPQAPGRSYAIGAPAAGADEGPEPLDGPNGAVDVTDVADDRIEEPLDEPRRLLVWPEPDVSTRQALTDRGYRPVIVRSREEVDAQVAEPPAALFVDPLTGPITRTALQALRQAAAAADVPVLVTAGLGQATREAAYGADPAVLLKALAPRDSEQHPPRVLLVEGHEPIAQAFAATLERRGMQVAHAGSEAEAMTKAAQVHPNLVVMDLMLIRRRRQGIVDWLRGHSRLNNTPLVVYTSADIDPAELPRLASGETVLFLAERSTSADVQSRIVDLLGKIGT; encoded by the coding sequence GTGAGCAGCAGGCCATCCAGAGGCGCTGCTCGCCTCGCCTCCATACTGGACGCCCTTCCCGACGCCCTCCTGCTGGTCGACGTCAACGGCACCGTGGTGAATGCCAACGCGATAGCGCTGGAGACCTTCGAGTCGCCGGGGACCGCCCTGGTGGGGCGGGGTCTGCTCGACCTGCTGCCGTCGTTCGACTCCAAGCGCATCCCCGGCTCGATGCGCAGCCCGCGCGAGGCGGCCGAGGACACCCGGACGAAGCCGACCAGGATGGTGGCGCGGCGCACCGACGGCACGGACTTCCCCGTCGAGGTGACCAGCGCCAACCTGGAGAACGGCCGCACCCCCTATGCCGAGTACGGCGACGGCGTGCCGCACTACACCGGCGACGAGCTGCTCATGCTGGTGGTCCGGGACCTCACGGGGACGATGGACACCGAGGCCGAACTGGCCCGCCAGCAGCGGCAGACCGAGATGATCCTGCGGGCCGCCGCCGAGGGCGTGGTCGGCGTCGACACGGCCGGCAAGGTGGTGCTGGTCAATCCGTCGGCGGCGCAGATCCTCGGCTATCGGGCCACCGATCTGGGCGGCAAGGAGCTGCACCCCCTGGTGCACCACTCGCGCCCGGACGGCAGCCCGCTGGCGTACGAGGAGACCCCGCTCGCCGACACCCTGCGCAGCGGCCGCAAGCACCGGGTGCGCGGGCAGGCGCTGTGGCGCAAGGACGGCAGGCCGGTGCCGGTCGACCTGACGACGGCGCCGGTGCGGGACGGCGACCAGCTGGTCGGCGCGGTGATGACCTTCACCGACCGCTCGGCCTACGACGCGCTGGCCGCGCGCAGCAGCCAGCTGAGCGCGCTGCTCGACACCTCGCTGCGCGGGCCGCTGGCCGAGCTGCGCGGCGAGCTGACGGGGCTGGCCGCCGACCCTGCGGGGCAGCTGTGGCCGGAGGCCAACCAGATCCTGCACCACCTGGCGGCCGGCTACGCCCGTATCACCACCCTCATCGACAATGTGCTGGCCTTCCAGCGGCTCGACCGCGGCGAGGACAAGCTGCGCCGCGAGGACATCGGCCTCGACCAGGTGATCGCGGCGGCCATCGACGGCGCGACCGAGCTGATCGGCCCCGGCCGGGCGCAGTTCGCGGTGCACGCGCCGCCGATCGAGGCGGCGGTGGACGGCGAGCGGATGGCACAGGCCCTCGCCCACCTCGTCGCGGACGTCGCGGGCATCGACTCGGCCGGCAATGCCATCGCCTACACCGGCGACTCCACGATCGTGGTCGCCGCGGCCCAGCGCGGCGACGTGATACGGATCGACGTCCGCGGCCCGCACGCCGGCGGCGACCCGGTGCACCTGCCGCTGGCCCGCGGCATCGTGGAGCGGCACGGCGGTGTGCTGCAGACCCACGAAGTGCCCGGCCAGGGCAGCGCCTACGTGCTCGAAGTGCCGGCCGGCAAGGGCAATGGCGCGGGCGGCGGCGGTACGCGGCAGGCACGCGACGACGACGGCTCCGCCGACCAGGGCGCTACGCATACGGGCGGCGGTCCCCGTACGGCCGACGACGGCGACCGGCCGCGCGAGTCCGACACCACCGTGATGCCGCTGCCGTCCGAGCCCGCCCGCGGGACGCAGGGCCCGCAGTCGCCCGGCGGCCACAAGCCGGACGGTGACGGCGCCGCCTGGTCGGTGCCGGTCGCGGACCAGAACCCGCCGGACGGCGGAGCGCCGACCGGGCGTCGCCGTGCGCTGCGCAGGCCCGAGGGCCGGCCCGCGCCGGTGGAGGCCGCGCCCGCGGCGCCGCAGCCTGAGCCGCAGCAGCCGACCGGCCGCCGCCGGGCCCGCAGCGACGAGACGCAGGGCCAGGCGCGGATCCCCTCCCAGGCGCACACGCAGATTCCGGCTCCGGCCCCGGTCCAGCCCCCGTCCCCCTCGCCCTCCCCGCAAGCGCAAGCGTCGCCGTCACCGTCACCGGAGCGGGCCGAGCTGCCCGCCGTACCGATCCCCAACGCCCTGCCGCCGGCCGGCCAGGGCGGCGCCGACGCCGTCGCCCCCGAGGGCACCGGACGCCGTGCGGCCCGCCGCGCCGTCGAGCCGCCGGCCGCCCCCGTACCGCCGCAGCCCCAGCCGGCGCCGCAGTCCTGGCCGGACGCCGGGCGTACGGCGCCGCCCACCCCGCAGTCCTGGCCTGACGCGTCCGCGGCACAGCCGCCGCAAGCCCAGGCGCAGCCGCAGCCCGCGGCCCCTGCCCAGGCGCCGACCCCGCCCGACGCCGACCCGGGCGCGGGCCCCGCGCGCGCCGCGCTCCCGCCGGCCACCAACTGGCCCGCGGCCCAGGGCACCCGCCCGGCCCCGCCGCCACCGCCGCCCGCCCCGGCGATCCCGACGGCCACCGCGCCCCCGGCCGCCCCGCACCAGGACCACAGCGCGTACGGCCGTGCCATAAGCGTCCGCACCCTCGGCCAGAGCGTGCCGTATTCGCACCGGCCCGACGGCTCGCAGGACCCGCAGACCCAGACGCAGTCGGTCGAGGCGCACAGCCCGCAGGGCCTGCCCGCGCAGGTCGCGGCGGGCGGTTCCGGGCGCCGCCGCAGGCTCAACCCGGACCGGGCGGCCCTCGACAGCGAGCCGTCGAGCCGCAGCCTGATCCAGCAGGTGCCGAGCCAGCCGCAGCACGGCCCTGGCGGCGAGACGCAGGCCCGCCAGCACCCGCAGGCGGACCCGGACAGCGGCCAGTTGCCGGTGAAGCGCCCGGAGGCGCCGGCCGCCCCCGAGGAGGAGACGGCCCTGCTGCGCCCGGTGCCGCCCGCGCCCCCGCAGCCGCAGGCCCCCGGCAGGTCGTACGCGATAGGCGCTCCCGCGGCAGGCGCCGACGAGGGCCCCGAGCCGCTGGACGGGCCGAACGGCGCCGTGGACGTCACCGATGTGGCCGACGACCGCATCGAGGAGCCGCTGGACGAGCCGCGCCGGCTGCTGGTGTGGCCGGAGCCCGACGTGTCGACCCGGCAGGCGCTGACCGACCGGGGCTATCGTCCGGTGATCGTACGGTCGCGCGAGGAGGTCGACGCGCAGGTCGCGGAGCCGCCGGCCGCGCTGTTCGTGGACCCGCTGACCGGCCCGATCACCCGGACCGCGCTCCAGGCGCTGCGGCAGGCCGCCGCGGCGGCGGACGTACCGGTGCTGGTGACGGCCGGGCTCGGCCAGGCGACCAGGGAGGCGGCCTACGGCGCCGACCCCGCCGTGCTGCTCAAGGCGCTGGCGCCCCGGGACAGCGAGCAGCACCCGCCGCGGGTGCTGCTGGTGGAGGGCCACGAGCCGATCGCGCAGGCCTTCGCGGCGACGCTGGAGCGGCGCGGGATGCAGGTCGCGCACGCCGGCTCCGAGGCCGAGGCGATGACGAAGGCCGCGCAGGTCCACCCGAATCTGGTGGTGATGGACCTGATGCTGATCCGCCGCCGCAGGCAGGGCATCGTGGACTGGCTGCGCGGCCACTCGCGGCTGAACAACACCCCGCTGGTCGTCTACACCTCGGCGGACATCGACCCCGCCGAGCTGCCCAGGCTGGCGTCCGGCGAGACGGTGCTCTTCCTCGCCGAGCGCTCCACGAGCGCGGACGTGCAGTCCAGGATCGTGGACCTGCTCGGCAAGATCGGCACCTGA
- a CDS encoding subtilase-type protease inhibitor — translation MPQTSTRVSPRAGSRIRPRLVRYALAAAAVGTLFAVGQPAGAVGLPRPGVAGLGDRLTVAYDDGGGRIVTHTLTCGDAATAEGQDACRRLDELGGPLAPVPAGQMCSMIYGGPQTARVTGVWGGMPVDETYRRTDGCEVSRWNQMVPALPSPANGMDGMDDGPRLLMA, via the coding sequence ATGCCTCAGACCAGTACGCGTGTCAGTCCCCGGGCAGGCTCCCGGATCCGCCCCCGCCTCGTCCGTTACGCCCTCGCCGCCGCGGCCGTCGGGACGCTGTTCGCGGTGGGCCAGCCGGCCGGTGCCGTGGGGCTGCCCCGGCCGGGCGTCGCCGGCCTCGGGGACCGGCTCACCGTCGCGTACGACGACGGCGGCGGCCGTATCGTCACGCATACGCTGACCTGCGGCGACGCCGCGACCGCCGAGGGGCAGGACGCCTGCCGCCGGCTGGACGAGCTGGGCGGGCCGCTGGCGCCGGTGCCGGCCGGGCAGATGTGCTCGATGATCTACGGCGGTCCGCAGACCGCCCGCGTCACGGGCGTGTGGGGCGGCATGCCCGTCGACGAGACCTACCGCAGGACCGACGGCTGCGAGGTCTCCCGCTGGAACCAGATGGTGCCCGCGCTCCCCTCGCCCGCGAACGGCATGGACGGCATGGACGACGGCCCGCGGCTGCTGATGGCCTGA